Sequence from the Tenrec ecaudatus isolate mTenEca1 chromosome 6, mTenEca1.hap1, whole genome shotgun sequence genome:
CCCGCCCATGCGCACACTCCCCAAACACCTCTCCTTGCCTGCCTCTGGGGTACCCTGCGTGCACACAGGCCTGCAGGGCCAGGGAGGAGGAGCCAGGTCCCAGATTGCTGGAGGGCCCTCCCAGGAGGCCATGGGGGAGAAGACAAGTACCTGGACCTCCTTCTGGGCCAGAGCCGCCTGAGCCCCAGAAGGCAGGACTGAGGCTCTGTCCTGACGCAGGCTCGCAGGACAAGGCCTGGCCATGGGCAGCTGCTTAACTAAGCGGGATGACATGGCTGGCGAATGTGTTGGTGGCTCAGTCTGGCCCCAGAAGGCATCTGTGGAGCAGTGTTTCCAGCCGCCCTGATGGAAGGCCAGGATCATCTGTGGGCCCCTGGCCCCCACCACAGAGAAACCAAGACACTGCACAGGACAGTCAGTTTTTGTTTACTTTAATTgtaaaaaccaggacatttatataAATAAGACCACTGTGTAAAATAGGATTCACCTTCTACTAAAACCCTTCTCCCACACTCAAAAAGAAGCTAGAAAACGCAGCGAGATGCGCAGTACAAATTGGCATGCGGTCCCTGATGATCGGTGGCGGCCagccgggctcccccaggcccagGCGGCTCAGAGTGGCCACCAACTGCACAGCGGGGCAGGGCGGGGTGGGCTGGGTGGATACTCCTGTGGCCCAGGGGAGGTGGTGGAGAATCGGGGGGCGGGCAGAGATAAGGAGAGAAACCGCTAGGGTCCCATGAGAGGCGAGGCGCCCCCAGGGTGATGATGGTCACTGCAGACAAGGACAGTGGCCACATTATAGCAGGGAGGGccctggaggggaggggctccCGGGAGGCCAGGGGAGAGCCCCCAGGAGAAGGGAGCTGGCTTGTCTGCCTCTGACCCACTGCCCTCTGTGGCTCCTGCATCCCAGGACTCTGGGCCGGGGGTAAGAGAAGCCAGCACATCCACACACTGGGCTCAGGAAGCCAGGACGCGGGGCGGGAGGAAAGGGCCCCATGCTCGCAGGTGGAAGTGGGGCTCCGGGCAGCCGGCGACCGTGTCAGGAGCATTTCCAGACGCACACAGCCAGGGTCCCTCCGAAGTACAGGTACAGCAGGTTCTTCACCTCGTGCGTGATCTCAAAGCCAAAGCCTTCGCCAATCACCACGTGCCATGAGGAGCCGAACTTCTTGTCCATCGTCTCTTTGATCATCTTGGCAGCACTCTGGAACGGAGAGGACAGGCGTCAGAGAGGGctgctggggtggctctcttgcTGTGGGACCTTCAGGCAGGGTCTCCTCCAGGAATGGGTAGCCTGCGGTCGCTTCAGCAGTTGGAAGCagctggcgggggggcggggagggggtcaTGCGAGCCCCTGATCGAGACAGAGCCCTGGGGGAGTCTGGCTCGACCACCAACGTGAGGGAGGACTGCCTCTGGCTGGCGGGTGGAGTGACAGAAAGGTCCCATCACCAAGGTCCGTGCTGGCTTTCTCCCCGCTCTCCCTAGGGGGCTCCAAGAGGATGGGGCCCGCTTACCCCTCCTGTGCTTACTCTTTCACACgcttgccctccccaccccattgtGGAAGAGGAGgcctggggagggcagggggaccTCCCAGACGGTGAGCCTTGGGTCTAGTCGCGCACACCCCATGACCCAGGGGTGGACGTGGCCGGCCAAGGTCAGAGCGAGAGTGTGCACTTGGGCCTGGAGGGTCCCACACCTGGAGCCCGatgcccccagcccctcctccccagcAGACAGATGAACGTCATGCCTGTGTGGATGCTCCTGGCTGTTCACCAGTCCCGAGGGCGCTGCCCGGACAGATGGTGTCCTGGGAGTGGCCTCCAGATGGATGGAAGGGTGCATGAGTGAATGCCTGGGCGGGCTCTGTGCACTGTGGGAGGGGCCCACCAGCAGGGCCCTGAGACAGGGACACGGCCATCTATGGGAGTCAGCGCTAATCTCTTCCCTCACCTAGTCCCCAAGGCCTCTCTGGAGCTGGCTGCAGGCACGGGGGCCGCCTGTGCGGGTGGCCATACCTCATTGTTGTTGGAGAATTTCTCACAGGCTGTGACACACAGCTCCATGGTCTCCACGCGCATCTCCTCCGGCATGTCCGAGTGCTGACGGTGGGCGGCAAACAGAGATGGACGCGTGCTCAGCCCGGGGTCTGCTCACCCTGTCCGATGCTAAAGGCTCAGACATGGGGGTGCTGCCCTGGGCAAAGTCTGATGCCCTTCCTCACAGGTGGTGTCTCCTATGGGGGGTGGGGCTGCCGTGGGGCCAAGGGCATGGTATCAGGTCTCAGCATCGTGTCCCAGTAATAGGCATGGGCGATGCCGGCCCTGGTGATGCCAGCTGTAAGCAGGGCCTGGCAGCCTCAGAGATCTGACCTCATACCAGAGGCCTGAGGGGACAGTGTGGTTTCCCCATCCTCTGGCTGCTTCCCACTGCTGAGGGCCAGCTCTCCTCTGCTCATGCCGGCCTGGCCTGCTCTGCGCCCTCCCTGCCTCTTTGCTTGCACCAGCTCTGCCATCTAACTGGGGTTCGGGACTTTTATGTCTAACGGACTCCTCAGCGCCCCCCCACCCAAAGGTCGACAGaacccatgacttctttttcctGCGTCCCGCCGCCACAGCTCCTGCTGGGCAGGGACCGCCTGCAGGTGTCACCCCTGGGGACCCCCGGGCGCTGCCAGCCTGGCAAGGTGTCCCACTGGCTCGACCGTCACCATCTGCCTGGAGTCTGACCCTCATTCCTCTCTGGGCCTCTGTGGCGCGTCCTCGATGATGCCCCACTTTCACTGTGGGACCCTAAAGTCTAGGCTCCTCGCCAAGCTGGTGTTCCCCATGGCGGCCATGACCCCAGGCCTTCCATGGTCCACACTGGCTTCTGCTTCCCGACAGGCTGCCTCACGGCTGCTCTTCTTCTCAcactctcccccacccacccacctggcgGTCTGGGCGGGGCTCTCATCAGAGAAACCCTTCTGCAGGCTAACTCACGCCATCGTCATGGGTTACGCACGGCGCCAacaaccgttcaaaaccaccagctgctcccagaaagacggAGCTTCCTACTGCCACGGAGagccaggggccagttctaccccgtcctgtaaGATCCTTATGAACCCTACTTTTCAGCCCCTtctaaacaagctcactgccctggGTCTGCCCCACTCACTCAGAGGAACCACCTCCCCAGGCCACTGTGGGGGTTTTAGCTGTAACCTCACGGCAGCAGACGGCTTTGTCCTTCCCTGTGGAGCAGTCGGTGGGTTCGCATGGCCAACCTCCCGACCAGCCACAACTGTTTACCCCAGTGCGGCTCCAGGGCTCCTCTCCAGCCTTTCCCTTAGAACCTGCGCAACCTGGGCATCCCTCTGCTGGGGCCAGGCCTCGTCTGTCCAGTGCCCAACACTCACTAGGTAGCCCACGGAAAAACTTGTTGAATGAATGGCTGGATGAACGAATGAATCACTGTCGTTTCCCAAACTCTGGATCTGAGCGAGCAGAGCCTCGTCCTTCCTCCCCTGGCTGTTGGGTTGTGAGCTCAGCTCACATCtccagggctggggcaggggaggagggagagagtgagGGGTGCTGCTGGGGCCTGGCTGCCTCCCCTCACCGGTCCTTACCCTGACCAGGGGGAATGTCTGCAGGCGTTTATagtcagcctcgtctttcttcccttCCGTTTCTCCCATGGTCCGTCCACTGTGGCCCCGGGACGAGAGGCTGGGGCTTGCAGGAGGTGTGGGGACTGGCAGCTAGGACACCACCGGGAGAGCTTCGGGAAGCAGGCCCTGCCAGGTGGGTGGGAGCAGAAAGTGTCTTTCCCGGGGGGTGCTGTAGAAaataggaaaaccagggagagagtTGGCATGGGGAGACAGCTCAGGAACGACTCCACACCTCCCCGTCTTCCCTCCTCCGCAGCCTCCTACAAATGGCCAGCGAGGCTGCTGGCTCCAGGGATGAGTCAACACGAGGCACTGGGCCCGGGCTGAGAACACACTGCATGGCCACGGCAGATGCCGACTGTGTGCCAGGTGGAGGCAGGGCCAGCCCAGCTCGGGGCTCGCGACCAGAGAGTGTGGCATCTCTGTGTGCCCATGGACTCGGCCCGACTTCCAGCACCCATGCTGGGCACTTAGATGTCTGGGTCACTGTCCACCACCGACAATCCTGGACttgctggggtggggtggctcCCCCTGCAGGGCCCTGGTCTTCGAAAGGAAGGGGACAGGAGGCTCCGTGTCCTCTTTGGCACACCAGGCTCCGCCCACCTCTTCCTCCCAGGGGTACTCGTCCTGCTGGAAACCTGGGCGCTCTGCCTGGCAAAGTGGCCTTGGCCTCAGTCCCCATCAATCACCAACCCCTATCGAGGTGTCTGTGGCAGGAATCAAGTGAGACCGTGTAGGTAAGGCCACTGACTGAGTGCCAGGAGCCAGCAGGCACTCAGAAGGGGTAGTTCCTGCCTTCTTGCTCCTGGGTGACTCTGAGGGAGACTGAGGCATGCCAATGCAAGTGGACAGCTGCACAGCCCACCGTCCGTGTTCATCCGTTACCAGGAACAGAGGGGCCTTTCCTCCAGAAGCCAGCTTGTGTCCCAAGCAAGGGGGTGCCTTGTGGGGATTGGCCCCTCTCCTCCCATCGGAGTATTAGCCTTGCACCTGCGAGGGCTCTCTCTGGAGAAGCTACCAAGCCGAGAATCAGCCTGCTGTTCGGCTCCGTAGCGCTCGCACACTGTGTGACAAGAAGGGCTTTGAAAGGCTggcatctttccattccattttaccGGCACTTTTGGAAGGCTCCTCCTCCAGCCACATGCTATTCCTGCATTCTCCCCTTTCCAAATAAAAAGCTGTCAGCTGCAGAGCCACCAGGATGCCCAGTGCAGTGCTGGGCCAGGCAAGTGCCCACCAGGCAGATGGGAGGCGTGGTTGTCTTCTGTGTGCCAGTCGAAGGTCCCAGGGTTTGTTGCGCCTGTCCCTGGCTCAGGGTGGGGCTGGCTGGCCGGCCCTGAGAGTCCGGCCTCGTGTTAACACCGCCCAAAGGCGTCTGGTGGCCCCTGCAGCTGGTTAGTGGCAGGGGGGCGGTGTTTGGGATGCAGGCACAGAGAGACTTTTCTGAGAGGCCTCCGAGTGGCCTGCCCCGACGCCTGCTGCTCTGAGGGTGCACACCAGACTTTTCGACCCTTGGCCCTGGTCTTTCTGTCGCACGTGCCTCGGTCTCACGCTGAGCTGGTCCTCCTCTAGCCCAGCGCTGTGCTGTCTGTGCCCCTGGCCCGGGCTGCCTCTCTATGCCAGCCCTCTCCCTGGTGCTTCGGAAGCCACTGTGTTTGGGCTGGCTTGGGCACAGGGCTGACAGCCTGGTGCCAGTGCCACCAGGCCAACAGATGCCGGGTCCTCTGACCTCATCAGTTCTGGACATCTGCTCTGTTCATTCAGACATTAGCAGGCCTGTTTGTCCCAGAGATCATCTGGCACATTCCCCAGCGAACGCCTGGGGTACTTTGTGTTCCCGTTTCTTGTCACTGTCGCGTGACTCATTTTGTCTCTCTCGATTACTAACAGaaaggccacccccaccccaagctggCTGCCACGCTTTGGGACATGGCCAGTGTGTGGCCGCCTCCTCCCCAGGCACCAAGGTGTGAGAGACAGGAGAAACGCAATGGTGGGACTCAAGGCTGCTTTCCAACGTTCACAGGTGGCCGTGATGGAAAATGGCCAAGCAGGATCCACCTGAATCTTTGGGCTCCGTCCCAGTCAGCACGACCCTGAGCCTGCCCCAGGCCAGCTTGTGCCAGCCTGAGACTCGCACACCTGCCCGACCCTGAGCTCATGGACTCGGCTTCCACAGCCAGGTCGCAGGTGAAAGGCCATTCTCTCCACAGCCCATCACCCTTCAGGACAAAGACGGGACAGTCACTGGGTCCACTGTCCTCAGGGGAGCTCCTTGTCAGGGAAGTGGGCAGTCAGGACCCACAGGGAGCCAGAAGGCCCAGTTCTGGCACATACAAGAATTCGGCTCATTTCCCGCTCTGTAAAACTCGGGGTTGCCCTTCCATGCCATCCTCTCGTTCTCAGGAAGCTGACCACAAGCACTGAGCATAGGCCGGCAGGTAGCACAGCTCTCGGCAGTGCTGGGGGCTTTggtggctttcctcctgccagaGGAGGGCTGGGCCCCGCAGGCTTCACAGGGCTGATCTTTGGAAAGTgcattgccaggcctctcttccaaggcGCTTCCAGGTGAACTCTACCTTCCAAGCAGTCCAAGGCGCGAAATACTCACACAGAGATACGCTGCTCTCTACTGCTAGTGTATTCTCGGCTGCACTAGTCAACACAATTAACTCACGCTATGACAGACGCGATGTCAAATAGCTTTTCCAAATCACTACTCACACACGGGGCCATCGGATGTCATGGCGATACCACGACAGCAGCCATTCTAACTCAAACCTCGCTGCCgccgagtcaagtctgactcatggtagagctgcccttgtgagttcccGAGATTGCGACTCCTGggggtggaaagcctcgtcttcctcacttggagcaggctggtggtttcaaacttctgaccctgcagttagcagccaaacatgtgagcactatgccaccagggctccttagcaaccATTAGGAAGCAAAAATATAAACTGCTTATCAACAGAGCCTCCACCCAGCCCTGGACACTCTCCAAGGCGGAGCTATTCTCCCGCCAGCCCCGCCCCGAGGAATTCTGCTTGCTGGGATTGGGCACCGTTTCGGTCTCCAGGAGGGGCTCAATTTGGGTTCCTTTTTTGCTGTTCTGATGAGTCTGAAGGGGTAACACTAGGGCTCTGGGATGGATGGAGCAGTTTCCCAGCTGTGGCAGTGGCATCATCACCTGTCGACTTGCAAACGGGTGGAGTCTACCCTCTCCATCgggtctcagcttgatggcttCACTTGGaagcgctatggagataaatagctgactggaggccgGATACACACAGACACTTTGCACatcttcctgttggcaagccacatggagatccctgatggaaccagagccctggaactggaggagccacgtggagacccctgccagcactgagatgcttccaccaccactgcatccacaagactttccacccactggcctgtgatcttcctgcattcagcgccactgcatgtgctgcgtgcgtctgaagaggcttttatggactagtgtcgacCCGTGGGCTAACACTGGACTTATGGacgtgacctggactgggctgggaggtttccttactgtacaattgctctttgatataaaggtctctctATATACAGATGaaatctccctagatttgtttctctggtctaccgggACTAACACACCAACAAAATTCAAGGAGGAAGTGGCTACCCTGGGATGGAAAGCAATCCCTGGGGGAGCAATGTCTCTGACCTTTGtcccaccaatgcagttttcaaattCCCTAAGACTTTGGTCTTCCTGTGTCCCTCAAGAATGCCTGTCAGGAGCGCCCCTGAAACAGTTGCCCTCTCAGACTTGATTGCACGTATGGCCCAAGGCATCCCCGTGACGGGTGCCGTGATGGGGAGTCTGGCTGGTTGTTGAGAGAACGCATCTGCAGCAGGCGGGCACAGACAGCAGGCAAGGGCATGTCTAaacatgttattattttttttggggggggcgggttCCTAAACCATGCCTTTACAAACTGGCATTCTAATAGCAGTACTTTGTGAGTCCTCCCTACCCCTAGGGATTTCCAAGGGACAAGCCTTCCAGAAGAGACCAGACGGCTGCAGATGGCTTGGAAGACTTGTCATTATCAGACAGCAACAGGTAGGCCGCCACGAGGACAAGCCCTGCTGGACGAAGGCTCCTCAAAACAGACCGACCAGGGATGTAAAAACCTGACCCACCTTCCATGTAAACGAGGTGTGCCCAAGGGTTGTCAACCAGGCCTGGCTGTGTGCTCACAGCCTGGGACATGGTCAGCCTGGCACAGGAGCGTAACCCCACGCCACCTGGTGGCCAACCTGCTCCCCTTCATCCCTGCCTGTGTCCCCAGCCTCATGTCCCCAATGGCTTGTCCTAGCCAAAGGTGCCATAGAGCCAGGTCTCCATCTCCTCGCCTCAAGGAATCCCTTGTCCCTGTCTCTGGTTCTTCTCCTTGTGCTCCTGGGGCCATTGGGAAGGGTCCTTCAGAGGCTAGGACACGTAGGAAGGATGGGAAGATGGATGGATTCTAGAAGAAGAGCCCAGGAGTGCTGGCTGGCCCCCAGGGGCCCCAGGCACTCAATGTCTGGGGCCTcagactacggctcccctttcCCAGTTGCCTCCCTCtgaagatggggtggggtggggctgcacTGGGAGTGGGCCAGGGGTGCTGGGTGCAGGTTCCATGGCAGAACCTCTCCTCTCACCGGACAGATGGGAGGACAGCCTAGGGTTGCTGGGGAGCACACGTGGCAATGTAAGCAGGGGCCTGGCAGAAGGCTCCTGTGACTGGAGGGGGAACTGCAGGTCCTTACCCAGATGCCAGACATCCGCCCGGTCTACCTGGCCCGCTGCACCGTCCCGGGCTGAGGGAGGGCATGCTCTGGACACAGTTTCCTGGGGGGCCAGTGGCAATGGTCACACTGTGCATTCACATGCTTCACCTCACGTCATCATCAGTGCCATCCTGTGAGGGGCATGGCAGCTCCCAGTTCCCAGACCATGCACTCGAGGCTCAGAGAGATCTTGCactggcccaaggtcacacagtcagcaagggcagaGCCAGGACCCCAGTCCAGATCTTGTCAGCCCAACTTCACTGTCTGTGCTTGTGCTCTCTCCCTTGTCTGGGCAAGCAGGGAGAGACATGGGTGCCAAGAACGCCTTGGATGATGCACACCCCAGGTCACAGTCTGCCTGGGGCAACTCCGGCACCCCTCTTGGACACAGCCACACTCCTCCCTCCAGGTACACCAAACCACGGCACTCCCTTGCTAGCCAAGGGTGCTGAGGTATTCCTCCAGGACGTGAGCAGGGAAGCCTGGCTATGAGGGTGCCAGCGCAGGCAGGCTCACCTTGAAACTTGCTAAGTAAGAGGATCAGAGAGCAGGCCATTTTCCCAGTCAGGAGCAAAAGCCCAGTGAAGcgcaactctttccaggagtgagTTCCCTCTgatacaaccacacacacacatctcgctGTCATGGCCTTTTCCTTTTGCCTTGCCCCGTTGCTGAGCGCCAGTGAAACACTTGATGTGCCAAGACcacagggggaggaagggagtgtgTGAAGACACCACCCCCGGACAGCCCCCGCCTGCTGATGATGGTCTCTGTGCCCACCACCCCATGGTGCAGCAACAGGGACAGTGACGCATGGCCCCCCTGGAGGCACTCATATGGGATGCTGTCCCACGCGTGTATCAGCACACAAAGCACAACACAGTCATTGCCACCACACCTCCTAGCTCCGCAGAAAACACAGGGGCTCCTCCTACCCCTGGCTTCCCCCTCCAGGGGACAGATCTGAATGGGAAGGACTCAGAGGAATAAACTGCTGTTTCCCAAAGGACCCTTCGCAGTGGCTAATCTGATGACAGCTCATCCACCATGACTTAGCTGTGTGCTGTGTGCCCAGACAAAGGCACAGAGACTCAGATCCCTGAGAACACAAAATCCAGCATCAGACACGTGGCAGGAGCCCCACAAGTACTGGAATTGTCATTGAGTTCGATTCCATTTGCCTCCTTGGGAAGGGAGCAAGCCCACCAAACCAATTCAATATCTAAGGGCCACTGTCCTCGAGACAGACAGTCGCGGAGAGTTTTACTAGGGGTTTCCTGTTGATTCTCCCCAACACTGCTGTGGGTCTCTGTGCTGCTGAGGACCACCCAGGCTCCGAAAAGTGACTCTCAACCTAACTAGTGAGGGCAAGAGAGAGATGAACTCCCTACTCTCACAGAGTTACCACCTCAaagacccacaggggcggttctcctctgccctccagggccactgtgagtgggcatcaactcagtggcatggAAGGGTGAGTAAGCAGAGGAGCTGGGATTTGATCCCAGGACCTACGACTTGAAAGATTATGCCTCTTTCCAACTACTCCAATATAAGCAAGAGAGTCCCTAAGTTTAAGGAGTGTGTCACCTAAGATGGCAGaccaagacacacagacacacacaaatggCTCATGGCAGGAAACCGTAACAATcaccacagagacagagagagagaggaaagcaaAGATTTCTGGAGgtctggggtggggcagggggaagagGAAGACCATTTGACAACAAGTGGGGGTCCTGACGAGAGGAAGTGGTAACAGCAGATGCTCAGAGCACTTGGGGGGCAAGTCCAACAGTGCAGTCTGGCCCGAGGATACACTGTGAGACCGAGCCAGGagaaagggggctggggctgggttgtGGAAGTACTGGGGGGCCTCGCCAAGCAGGCTGCAGAAATGTGGCTGTTTGCAGGGTGGATGGAAACCCTTTGGAGATAGATCGCGGGTGGGGGGCTGAGGCTGGAGACACAGTTATGTTTGAGGGCAATTATTCGCAGCACTGGGGTGACAGGGGAGAACACGGTTGAGTAGGTATGGTAGGTAACAAGTCCTTAACACCCAGGGACAGGCATTAATGATGTGCACCAGGGGTTGACCAGCTTTAGGAGTGGAGAGGCAAGGCTCTCAGAAGGGCAGAATCCACACGATTTGGCTTGTGGGAAGGAGGGATGGATGCTCCAAGATGATGTCACCGACAGCGACGCGGGAGGCCTGTTTGGTTTCACAACTACTGAGTTCAAGCACTTGCTGAGCTATGCAAATGGCATGTCTAGTAAGAGATCACCGGCCATAGAGCGCCAAAGCCAACTCATCCAACCATCACATCTGCACATCCCCCCCAAGTCCCCATAACCAAGCAAGTTGCGAAGCACGCACTGGACCAGAGGTTTGAGGGTCAGTTGGAGGGGTGACAATGTTTGCTAACGGGGCTAGTGAAGTTTCCGGGGCAGGGACCATGTGGGCAAGTGAGAGCGATGAGAGAAACCATCAAATACCGGCCCTGTCAAGCATACACAGCGGACTGGCCTCTCTGGTCCTCTAACTCAGAGGCGGTGCTGTATGGTTCTGATTTTACGCATGCACAGTCGGAGCCTAGGGAACCAGCCTAGGGTCCTGCAAGTGGAAATTCACAGTAGGCTTTCCAAGTGcttttcaccccccacccccacacacacctatcTCCCCTCACAGCTGAGTCCAGGGACCAAAGCACCCCAGAACGTCCCGCGCCGAAGAGGCCTTGGAAACCACTCAGACGAACTTCTTGTTTACAGAAGGGGCACCCGAGTGGAGTGAAACGACCCAACCCGGCATCCCAGGGCGTCCCCAACTCTCAAAGGAAACGGTCTGGGCCCGGGCGCGGCGCGCGTcggcggtggggtgggggaggctatcCCGCGAAGGCAGCGGGGCTCGCGGCCCCGGAAGGCGCGGGTCGCAGATGACGCGCGCGCGAAGCTGGGCCGGGCCTCCCCGGGATGGGGGTGAAGAGGTTGGCAGAGTTGCGATTTCGAGTCCGTCATCGCCGGGCTCGCAGGTGCCCCCCGAGGGGGagcggggctggggctggggctcggcCGACAGGCAGAGGAAGGGCCTCGGCGGAGAGCGAGGCCCGACCTGCTCCGTGTGGCCGCCCGCCCCGTCTCCGGGTCGGCCCTCCCCGCCCGGCCCTCCGCCGCGCCCCGGGGCCTCACCTGCTCCCGCGGGGGCCGGAGCCGGGGCCGCGGCCAGTGCACCCCCGCCAGGGTTGTCAAGGAGCGAAACAAGAGTGTCTTAGCAACCAGCGAGGAAGTCCTGCCCCCTTACCGGACATGGACGGAAACTTCACTTCTTACTGGTGGATTTACGTGTCAATCAGCATTGAAGGTCCCTACGTCGCCGGCGTCGGCGCGGACGGGGGCGTGGCTTAGACGCGAGGGAGGCGGAGTTTCTCTGATGGTCGTCTTAAGCGTGCCTGAGGAGCCAGGGCAGTTCGCATATTTAAAGACGCAGACTCCGAAAAACAATGTTGCGTTTCTTTTAGTCTTTTGGAATAAAGAGGCAACGATGTTGGTGACGTGGCTACTTTGTTAGTGTTTCAAAGGCATACTAGTAACATGTATGTCAGCCTCTATAATTAGCCTCTCACCACAATACTTTAtctaccaaactcactgtcaccgagtcaatgctaactcatagcggacccccctccccacacacaccccgTCATAGGGAccacccggtgggtttccaagacgtttgaactgccgaccctgcggatcgcagcccagtgcgccaccagggttccttgtctGAGTCAGAATACTTTTAGATAATGGTATATCCCTAGCCCCTTCTGAACTAAGGTTCAGAGAGGGTAGGTAACTTGCTAATAGGAAGAATtaaaagtccctggaaaagacccCGGGCGTTTCTCACACCCTCCTATATGCCCCTATCCCTGGTCAGTGGAAGACCATCTAACACAGATACTGTGGCCCACAGCCCTTTCTTCCGAATGGGTGGGAAACTCAATCTGAAAGTACAACCAGAcctaaagcaaactcactgccaccgagtggattctgactcccaggctccgtgggtttccaagactaacttttcagagaagtagaaagcctcatctctctcccttggcgcagctggtggttttgaactgttgatcttgaggttagcagtccgatgcataatccattatgtcaccagggctcctgctagcACAACTGGAGAGAGTGAAAATGTGGTGAGGAGAAAGCAGTACCGATTCCATTATCTGAATGGCAGATCCCAAGGGCCAGTGAGGTGCTCTATTACTTACACATTGACTTTATGCTGATGAGGACGTCAGGTAAACCCCACTGCCCTGTTTCCTGGCATCCTCTGGGAATGCGGTCTGGGTCAGGAACTGGAGATCCAGAGAGGAGGAAGGTGACCACAGCCT
This genomic interval carries:
- the DNAL4 gene encoding dynein axonemal light chain 4, which gives rise to MGETEGKKDEADYKRLQTFPLVRHSDMPEEMRVETMELCVTACEKFSNNNESAAKMIKETMDKKFGSSWHVVIGEGFGFEITHEVKNLLYLYFGGTLAVCVWKCS